The genomic DNA aaatcaattattgtaatttgtagaaaacaaaaatgaagGATTACAGTCAAAATTGTTAACGCGAAAAAAATTTCTCCACTAAGGCAGTGTGCCAAACGGTAGAAATGTTAAAATTCTGACAGatgtaagtaaaattttgacgTTTCTCGTGGTGAATCCGAATGTCAGAATTTTACCCAGCTAGCGAGCTAGGTTGTCAAATTGTTCCATAGTTCATTTGACATTCAGATTCAACACAAAAAAAGTCATAATTTCACTTGTATCTGTCAGAACACGGAACACATTAACATCCTTAGATGTGTTGGACGTACAATCTTATGGTATGTGTACATACACTGCACATCTTTAGATTATCATCCCTTTTCGCTCAGTTTTAATTGCTCATAACTATTGTATTTTCCTATTGCAAGCgcaattattgttgtttcttTTAAATTGACGGTCTttctctatctaatagtaacaTAGAGCTCATGGAAAAAGTACTTAACTggtagttatatatttattcttggtttgttttattttcaatgcaAAAGCCTACTAGTGTTTTCCATTATCAGATTACAGGCCCCAAATGCTTTTTAATGTTTAATGTACAATAATTAGTGTTTCATTAATTACTCCAACTTAAAGGGTGCCAATAATCGTGTTATTACCGATACAGACTAGAGGATCATAACCAGAGAAGCTTCAGACACAAACGACTCCTCCACCTAAATTAAAGAGAAAACTGGCGTTAAAGCGAGCAAATTAAGGGTGATTAAAAAACAACTGCTTAGAAAGTTGCGAAAAGAAATGCGCTTAAATTATTCCCGAAAACAAATGAATTGGTCTAAGGAGTCATATTATTCGTCTTTTCTAATGAAAAGAAACTTAATTTCTAAAGCCcagacaaataaaatttttacttccaGGACTTTCGTAAAGGGGAGCACTATTTAGGTCGTTTAAACAACCGGGTCGGAATAGTGTGGGAAGCCATATCTTATTCAGGAGTTTTGTGGAAGCCAaaacagatttgcgtagttgtcggaattgcaaaccaattctgatttagAATGATGTCACAGAAAATGATTGGactttcgtcttttcgaacatatgcaaaaccaatattcgaatcacctatttactaatgtgacaaatcttgcaaataaataaatttggaagcGATTGATAAActtaaaatactgaataaagtcTAGTAAAGTTTACAAGATCccctattttagcttttattttattggaagcataaagcaacgaaaaaattaaaaggaagatattaaaagatcacagtaatccacttaaTGTACGAAATgaatcgcatgtgaaatttggcttgcatttacttgtatgcttgtatacatacatgcttactttacagacttgtatcacattatcgactgaataaaaacgcttttgggtgttaaattacgtttattacgttttgtgtatcctcttaaaatatctagaTTTTATCCATAAACTTAataattatgatattttatgttttattcttatgttttcctcTATAGAAATAAAggtaaattaaatacaatagtaacaatattataaattaatttcttaacttacattttaaATCTGTCTGCGACTATACTCTTGCttttttctgataacaaaatcgataaattggtttccgtgacacccaaaaccgacaCAATTTCTGTTTCTAACGTCAAACCAGtcatatctgaattcatgattctgattccgacaactatcagattctacaacacccctgattatgACACCAGCGAACTGCAGATTTTAATgctaaaaaataatgcaaattcaTATGACTGCGTTCTAAAAACTGTATTTgcattcttaaaaatataatggATCGGAATGGCATTTCCAGCACGACTTTGCGCTAATTCCTACCGCCCCGTCTATAATAACATGAATACAAAGAAAAATGTTGATATTATGGAGAGGCCACAAAACTCCCCGACTTAAATATTATAGGGAACGTCTGGGAATGATGCAATGTACCACCAAAACAAAACTTATCGACCGCACAATAATGGCTTTCTCAACCTTTAcattagattttatttttaaaaatctgatGACGCACAGTGTATattaaatgtgtgtatatacatatgtatttttctagCCCGAACGTTACACGATCaagaaattgctttaaaattacaCACACTAACAATTTTATACTACCACACTCTCACTTTTCGCACTTGAACTTCGTCTTGATATCAATTTCTCCAATCAAGTCGTGGGGCAACGACAATCAAATTAAAACAGCTGATTACATAGTTTTGTAAACTAATGCCATGCACTTGTCGGAATATTAGTATTTCTTTATATCGACGGGCTGATATAAAAACAAGTATATCAATTAATctgcataaatgaaaatgtctgTTTCTCGACATTATAGTCTTTCTGTTTCTTCCCATTCcatctttttattaaattatttattttgtgcaaaatattccAAACGTACCAATCTGAAAAGCATTAGcttgaattattttcaaaaacaatcaATACTTAAGAAACAGTAAGTATCCTTATGTTTTtgctaaatatatattgtattgtatgtagTTAAATAGAAGACATGTGCAAAGAAGTAACTTCCTGCTATTTAAAAAATAGCATATTGCATTATGTCCATAAAATTGATGGGGAGTTTACGGAATTTGACTTAAGttgccgatcgttcagtttatatggcagctgtatgctatagtaatctgatctgaacaatttcttcgaagattacattgttgttttagacaataatccatgccaaatttcgtgaagatacctagtcaaataaaaaagtggcttatacaagcgcttgattccgattgttcagtttgtatggcagctatatgctatagtagtccgatatcggccgttccgacaaatgagcagcttctttgtgaggaaaggacagctaaaaaactgagggacttattcacgtatatacagacagacggacggacggacggacagacagacacggctaaatcaattcagctcatcatgctgataatttatgtacacattttatagggtctccgacgtttccgtCTGGGTGTTAtgagcttcgtggcaaacttaatataccctgttcagtgtgtAAATACATCACCCTTTCGAATATAATAGGTCATATACATTACTTTTCAACTCCCTGCACTACCACTTTCTTCTGGATGTGCGGATTTACAGCGCGGCAGATGTGGTAGCTCTAGTGTGGACTGGGAACTGGAAACATTAAAGTATAGCACATACTTTTTAGGTGGTTAGTCcttgtgatatattatatttaatgtatCGATCAGTCGGTTGGTTGGGCTTCCAAGTATTAATAGATCCATCCGATTCATTTTTTTGTAATGCGATTGatagcaaaatatattagttcaTGATATCAACTtgatcttttgataaaaatttatttcaaataggaAACTCTGCATGTGTCTGCCCTAGGGTTGACCACCATTTATATTCTTAAAGTATCCGAGCTTCCCTCTTCGTCAATTCTTAACCGGCAAAAGAGTGGACGTTATATAACgactttttgtatgtatatatatatatatatatatagattgcaAGCTTTGCTCATACAAATAACTTTACATCAGTTAGCTTAAATGGTTAACAAAGTCATTAACGAAGTGGGTATGACAATCTTCGTTCCgggtaaaattatatttctcacTGAACACATTTTTCAACGATAGATATAAAACTTATTCGCGGAAGTAAGCTACGTGTATTTCGTACGCCGTATCTATCAGAAGTACTAATACGCTTGTAGTCGGACAACCCAACGTTTAACTTTTGCATGTGTCCTAGATGTAGGTTTAAATATTATCTCTAATGGTTTATAGTCCGCGACcagtttaaattaattactgTTAAGTAGTAATATTGTAAAATCTTACAACCGCCCCAAATAGTGCCAAACTTTCGTTCTCCGTCTGTGAGTACCGTCGTTCTACTTCTGAAAGCGATTTACTGGCAAACGAAATTACTTAAATTCTAATAATTTCCTAATTTTCCATAATACGCATAAAAATTTCCGCAGCCGAATTCACTCCAAATTAAAGCCTGAATAAACATCTTGCAGTAATAATCGTAGTGAAAAGAGGCATCTGTGGTTTGCATACTACTGAGCGTGGCCCTGCGTGGTTTAATAAACACATTTCACAAATCATTAAAGAGCGTGACACTGCCCATCTTTAGGCGAAATCCTATACCTCTAGAACTACTTTATCAattacaaccaaatttggtgtataacaatatttttacctttttacGTTATGTTCTTAAAATGGTCTAATTCGAGACATAACTACGCCTActtcgcatatatgtatgtataaaaattttaaatttcataagaATCTTTCACTCcacagaatatattatatatcaagaaCAACGGGCATAACTTTTAAGGTCCCTATGTACCGAACATATGGATATTTGTGCCCATAGCTGATTTTTTATCGGTAAAACTCTGaggtatattattgaaatttagggagaatttttttcaaataatagttTGCCCTTGAGCCAAAACAGGATAAAATCCGGTCAATACTTGCATTAGCCCACatgtacctaatataatatataggtttTAGAACTTCCGGTTGCTTTATACCTGTGTCTATGTGCCAACAATGGATAATATCTGACCAATAATACctctagctcccatatacctaatatacgggTTTCAACCTTCCGTTTTAATTTATATCgtgtatatatcggtcaatgttaatataataaaatattggttataataaagcttaattctgaaaatgtgtgtgtgatattttgacaaaaataattagtttaGTGTTAATTAGATAATGCAGGTTAATTTCTTACGCAAcatcttttaatataaaagtgtTGGGACATCTAAAAGTATTCCCCAGCCTTTGAGCTTTGCaaattgcgaaagtataaaattttcggttacacccaaacttcctaacttttttttgttttctcataaCAGTGTTTTATTTGCAATCTGTCTTACTAATATTCATCAAAACTGAATAAGTAATTATAGATGTACAATATATCAATTTTCttaatacattcatatatatacctTTATTTGTGTGCATTCTTAATTTCTTAAGGGCAAATCTAGGACGTGATACCTTTTAAGTCATTGAGTTTTATGAGTCTCATCTAATAGGCATACTGCAAGAGCATTACTGTGACCACAAAGTTTACCATTAGGTTTTTGTCAGATAGTTTACTTGCTTCTTCTTTTACAAAACGTATTTgaagaactttatttagattttcATTTGTTATAATCCATGGGCATTTAGAATCAATCTTCCATTGATTTGGAAGCCGTGCCCCACAGCTATATATCATATGCCCACACTGCTTTTAAAATCGCTTTGTATAATCGATTTTAATTCCTAAGGATAAGTTCAGCACTAAGAACCCAAGACATTTTGTTTGTCTTAATCTTAAGTTGCTACCACTTGGCTACGATATGGTTGTTTCCTACAAAGGGAATTATTCAAAAATGAACAAACCATACTTTCATTAACGTTGGGAAAGACAGAAAACCCAACGATGTTTATTGTATGGAATTCAATATGATACTAGCCTATTATTTCACCACATCGCATCAATTTATACAATTCGTAACAATGATCTTTTAACATAAATCTTCCATCAAGATTGCAAGACTGCAAAAAATTCATATGCCTCTCATAAaagtcaatatattatattagttttagCTCACTTTATTAAATATGTGGTATGTGTGTTTTAAGCCTTTCTACCAAAGTTTACACCCAGTTTAGCTtcgcaaaatatatttttgtatttgtgcgtATTTAAGTCTATGTCTACATCAAAAATATGGTAACGATTTCGTAAatgcattttgtattttttgtctaTGTGGCTAGGTATGTAATATGATATTACATTTTAATTCCTTCATATAATTGTTTTTCAGGATTAAATGATATGAAATAtcagcatttattttattacaatgaACAGTAACAACTTGCAGCAATGGTGGGAAAATACTTATCGCCATCATCAGCTGAAACACGCTTTCAATCCTCAAGATATGCATGGTCTCCAGGTACCTCCACTCATCGCAGAGGACCCTCGTCCGGATATGTTAAACCAGATCGGTAGCAATGATAATGACGCCTTTTTTAATTACACTATAACGAATTCTCCAAATGACATAACTGACTTAGAAGATAACCCCTTATCTTCGGTTACGTTATTAATTATGGTCATACTATTTGGACTAGTAGTATTTGGTGGCGTATTGGGTAATGCAACATTATTGTTCACGCTTTGTTCGGCTTCATCAGTGCGATTGCGAAATCCTCTTTTATTAGCTGTTTGCCTTGCCGATTTCTTAGTTACGGGCATTTCCGCACCTATGACTTTATTAAATGTGGCCCTGAATCGTAAGACGAATACTTTACCACTGATAATATGCAAAGTAATTCATTATGTGCAGGCAAGTATACAAATCTTGTTGAAATATAAGTTTTGACTATTAAAACTTTATGCTAGTATTACTTTACAGATAATGCCAGTCGCTGCAAGTACAATTTCTTTCTTCATGCTTTCACTTGATCGTTATGCCACCGTAAAACACCCATGTTTATCACAATTACGTCAGCGTCGTTATTTGCATGTTTCATTAGCGGTATTTTCTTGGATCGCATCAGCTGTTCTCAGCGCGCCATTTCTGTATACATACAACATAATTGCGAAAAGTTCAATAACAAATCTCGATGACAGCAATCAATATGCAACATCGGCTGAAATTTTGCTAGGTACTAATAAAAATGCTAAACTGGAACCGTCTTTGCTTACCACTTCAGCTTTCCCAAACGTCAGAATAAGCTGTACTTCCGAGCTCGGGTCCAGTAcgtttttaatttcgtttattaTTTGTCATACCTTTGCCGTATTTGTTATACCCGGATTTGGTGTGCTATTAAACCATTATGGTGTACGTCAGAAATTATGTGCACTTTCGTTAACAGCGCGAGCCGCTCACGGTGAATTACCACTTCCTATGCCCATACTCCGTAGACAAACTCACATGGTTATTGTAACTGGAATTGCTAACGCTCAGCAGGCAGGCGGATGTCCGGCCACCAATGACACCTCTAATGGACCTGATATACAAATGCAAAACTTAAATCCCGGTTCCAATATCggaaaaagtcaaaatttcatCAAATCCTCCAACCCAATATCACCAAGGTATATTATATGCTATTTATATACACAagctataaataataaatacataatttttttgtttgatgtcAATCAATGTGTTATATTGATTGGTGTCACGAAGTAACGCATTTTACTTTCAAAAGTCTCCGTTTCTATAATTCCTGTTTGAAACTAGAGCTTTTATAAATGAGTAAAATACACATTTTCATTTGAGTTGCTCAATTTTCTCTACAATAGCAAGCGATTGAGAATAAAAATGAACCCTATATACATAGTTTCCATTAACTGTCTTCGAATAgccaagcgttactctccagcgaatcgaacacaCTATATTGGATGCTCCAACAAACGGGtagcacttgtggtgcaaccctgcgctaacatgtcttctgacgcatgtgttattattatttcttacatGTAAAAGTAACAGCAAAGTTATCTAGTAGAATTCGTACAAGAAAGTATGCGCATACTTCATTAAAGTGGTATCTTCAATGCTATCAAGTTTTACTTTGCACATTTTAGATGAGTTTTACTGTTGTGAATagttcaaatgacaaattaaaatacacattccttttttttctagtatttttaaaacttatgatttaaaattaactatggcaaattgtagaaaataaaaataaagagttACTCTAACGTTTTTTAACgcgaataaaataatttattcacaaagaaaaaattataacactATTAAGCATGTGTCAAAAGACATACATAGCAACGCGTTTGTATTATTTACTGCTGACAGACATATTGTTTGAGTACTACAAAGTTTTGTAGAATGAAAGCTCAGAAAACCATGTATAATTATAGtgacacaaatataataaaccaaataaataaaaagcttcTACAGATCTCACATTTTTGTGGCCATCGCTTTTCATTTTCAGATTTTACGGTTGATTCTTCTCTCTCGGAACTGCTTGCCCGGTCATTGCACAACTCTAACACGTCACAAACATTTTTGTGAACATCACTTTTTATGTTCAGATTCTACAGTTGATTCTTCTCTCTCGAAACTACTGCCTGTAGCCAGTGTCGAAGCACGAGGACCCACACTCATTTTCacgtttaatataatatatgttgaatttatatatataatatactacagAACTCCAGTTGCCTTGTAACTAAAACGGCTGTTGCACATATGGTTTCCGTACCATATTGCAATGTGTTCTATGTGTCCGTCTAGGGTATTATATAGTTTTAACTTTAATCATTGAACTTTGCACCCTGCAATCCAACTATCGAAGACCACCAGAGATTTCTGTTGAGGTTTCTATGATTTCTTTAAGGCCGAAATGACAAATCTAACCAAAACTCTTGTGTACGTATGATCATGAATGAGAGAAGGAGAATACTTTGTATACAAAGTCTGTtgggaaatatttatttattaatttattagaaAGAAACGCCAATCGGCAgtgtattgtaaataaaattttataaattttgattgattgtgacattaaattaaattacttatATTTATCTCATAATGAACTATATAAGTTGatataatttagtattttaatGGAAGTATATGAGATTACAGAGaggttaataaatataattagtaaACATGGAGACAATATGAGTACTAGCtggttaatattattattttttgacgtTGACTTGAAACTTGACAGAGATCTTGCAAAACATTCGATGTCTGCTGTATATTCATTGACCGTGTTAgctcagagaacttaaaacagttGTTCTCTGGCTGTACACCTCATCTGTTGTTAAGTGGGTTCCTcgtgtgtacatataatatgttagAAATTTGCAGAATTTCCgttgtattttttcaattctaTAAATCATTTGTTGAGTGTGAGGTGACCAGATAATgcagccatattccaatataggacGTACTAGTGTTTTAATTATATGTAGAAGTGTGTAGACATCTTTAAACTctaaaccaatttcattcaaattaacCGCTAAACcgcattattttttaagaaagcgTGTCCACttattttcactaaaatatcacacattttgaccaacctagccggtttaaagacaggtgggaagtcggaaatcactgtataaggtatattgggggcagaaaaGTTCTAGGCTAATTGCacaaacttttgacattacattatatatatacatataactcatacactgtCCGATATATTCACATGCATAAGGTTCGTTAGAATAGCGAAAAtcattatgtgtatatattatatgggagTTTGGGTAACTCGTGgaccaatatcacatattttcggcattaaactatagtatataaaatattttgcgttcagttaattttgcttaagttttatttatattatgtatatgggagataggggaAGATTGAcccaattttttctaattttggaattactacatattattaacagaaaaaaatgctCTCTATGTTTCATttaggtacctcacataccatcaccaatatataaggagaaAAACATactctctcaattttattaagataatttacatacttatttgccgatatatgcggtataaagtcagccggaagttcgaaaatctttccaTTAGGAATATGGggctaaataaattattaatccgattcaaccgaatttctataacatacatatctcacagattgactgatatttttgacaaaaagttTCTAATAGaaactgggatccacatattcggtatctgggggcttgaatagtttttttttacatacaggcatactattatcagaaaaggattctttccgaatttctataacatatatatctcacagattggccgatattttcgaaaaaaaagttcCCAATATGAACTGGGATTCACATATTCTGTGTCttggggcttgaatagtttttgtccgatttggacaatttttggtcataaggtggcacacctcGATGGTACTATTCGTGTAAAGTTTTATCCAGATACATTGATTGATTCTTGATTTTTGTATTGAAGAGTGAAAGAAttaggtggaatttaaaattgtagtaGGCGTGGGCCTACCGAATTCGGTAGAAGTCGGTCGAGTAACTCCtgaaatatgggttttcacctaaatgtgggcc from Bactrocera oleae isolate idBacOlea1 chromosome 3, idBacOlea1, whole genome shotgun sequence includes the following:
- the LOC106624282 gene encoding cholecystokinin receptor type A, translated to MNSNNLQQWWENTYRHHQLKHAFNPQDMHGLQVPPLIAEDPRPDMLNQIGSNDNDAFFNYTITNSPNDITDLEDNPLSSVTLLIMVILFGLVVFGGVLGNATLLFTLCSASSVRLRNPLLLAVCLADFLVTGISAPMTLLNVALNRKTNTLPLIICKVIHYVQIMPVAASTISFFMLSLDRYATVKHPCLSQLRQRRYLHVSLAVFSWIASAVLSAPFLYTYNIIAKSSITNLDDSNQYATSAEILLGTNKNAKLEPSLLTTSAFPNVRISCTSELGSSTFLISFIICHTFAVFVIPGFGVLLNHYGVRQKLCALSLTARAAHGELPLPMPILRRQTHMVIVTGIANAQQAGGCPATNDTSNGPDIQMQNLNPGSNIGKSQNFIKSSNPISPRAMREVRAHSQRQRINHKTCLHGPAAPGIPLPRTSTLHSRRRLANVLIASAIIFILCWAPHVFCIFYTSFGYKHYCSKTSKYFHLLLGYTYSTISPLIYWILNHNSLRQSPCAPIIRLRSMQSFLRSRFRANTVPPPPSSTNEAALGAFNPKLIKLTPKQYRAQASSHYLY